The following is a genomic window from Candidatus Methylomirabilota bacterium.
ATACAGCGCCTCGATTCCGTGCCGGCTCGCCTTCAATGGAAGATCACGGAGAGCCAGGATGAGATGAAGGTCATCAATCATACCGTTCGCCTCAATCCAGCCCCGGCAGTAGATAGGAGAGCCTCCCCAGGAGCTGAGAGGCGTTTGAGCGTATACTGATCGATCGGGCAGGTTTCGAGCTGGCAGGGGTTTAGCAGTCCATGTAGAGTCATCGAACGTCCTATCGAACCAGCCAGGGCCTGGTCGATCCGAATTCTTCCAGAAACTGGACCGGATTGACGGTTGGTATTTCACAAGCCAGAATGGCCCAATCTTGCGGAATGCTCCTTCAATGCTGCCGGGCCAGTCCCGCTCTCTCAGGACCGCGTAATGAGCCTCAGTTCCCCCTTTGGTCTCTCCTCGCCGAAGGATATGGAAAAAGAAGCCCCTGTCCTCAAGCAGGTCCTCAAAGGCCGACCCATGGATTTGTCCGTGAAAGGCAGCTTCGTCCAAAGGGGAGTCGGCAAGGATCGCCTCCGTAAGAGCCCGTTTGTACTTCATAGCCATGATCTCCAAAAAGCCTCTTTCCTGAATAAACCACAACGGGTCTGGAAACCGAAGCATAATCTCCGTGGGCAGGCGCAGAGATCCGACACTGAGGACCTCCCGGCGGAGGGCAGCCAGAAAGAAGATCTGGGTAAAGACGATTAGGCCGACGACGAGGGCTACCGACCACGAGGCGACCCGCTGGACAAGACGGGTGAATCCTTTCCGGGCAGTTGCCTGAAGGGCCCGGTCCGTGACAATCCCAATGACCAGAAACTGGGCAGGATAGAGCAGATCAAAGTAGTACCACGCCAAAGCCTGCTTTTTCTGGATGAGCACGGAGACGGACACGACAATCCACAGCAGCAAGAGCCCTTCAGCTCTTGGAACCGCCCCATCTTGCCGCCAGCGGCGTATCGTGGAAAGAAACACCCAGAAGAAACCGCCAACGAAGAGGGCCAGCTCCAGGCGTTGAACAGGCGTGAAAAAGGGAGCCCGGGCTGATGAGAAGCCCTGAGCCATGCGTACCGCGATGTTGAAAGGACCCTGAAGAGCCTTCCATGGCATCTCAAGCTGAGATTCCCGAGCCACCACTTGGCTATCCTGTCCGATAAATCGAAAGGCGTCAGGGAAGGCTTGAAAGTCTCGCTGCGCCTCAAAAACGAAATAGGGCACAAAAAGGATCACAACGAAAGCCAGGCCAGCGAGGGCATGACGCCATGCGAATGACTGCCTGAACAGCAGGAGTGAGAGGAGAAGGACGAGGCCTAAGGCGAGAGCGCTCAGATGAATCTGAAGGAGACAACCGAGCGCCATGATGGCTACGGTCAACCCCCACGCCCTTCCTGCGATAAGATAGGAGTAGAGAGCGTAAAAGAAGATCACTGTGAAAAAGGGGATAAGCCCGGGATTCCAGAGCCCCTTAGAACTCACGACAGCCATGGGGAAGACACCGTACAGGGCAGCCGCCACAAGGCCTGCAGTTGGACTGAAGAATTCACGTCCTATTCGCCAGGCGAGATAGACGGAGACGAGGTTCAAAAGGTTGATGAAAAGGACGACCACCCACGGGTCGCTGCTCAACCAAAATGGCGCAGCGATCACGTAGTAGTAAAGCGGACCGAGGGCATAGAGATTGCGGGCAATGGGGCCGACGATCGGAAAATTCTGTCCTTTGGCGATCTTGAGGGCCTCAGTGGCATCCCGAGCTTGATCCATCATAAACCAGCCTAGGTCGAGGCCCGTGAGGCGAACCCCAGCCGACAAGGCAAGGATGCCCACCAGTAGCCACTTCTCCCACTTCGCCATATCCCGAATTACACCGAGACCCTGACTCAATACGTGGACGTCTTCCCGGCAGGATCCGTGACGGTCACGGAGCGCATCCAGAGCCGCTGCCGCCACCACTCTTGATGCTCGGCATACCAGCGGATAGTCCGCTCGAGGCCGACCTCCACATCGGTCTCCGCCTTCCAGCCCAGGACCTGAGCGGCTTTTGCTGTCGAGCCGAGATGTTGTCTGACCTGGCCCGGCCGGTCCTGGGCAAAGCACAGGAGGGAGCGAGGCTTTCCCAGCATCTGTAAGATTCGCTCGGCCACGGTCAGAACCGGAGTATCGCTCCCGGTCCCCAGGTTGATCGTCTCCCCGGCAACAGTCTGCAGATCCGCATGCAGCGCCAGATCCAGGGCGCGGCAGAGATCTTCTACGTACACCCAGTCCCTGGAGAAGCTCCCATCCCCATGGATGATTAACGGTTCATCCATGAGGGCGTTCGTGATGAAGCGGGGGATCGCTTTCTCCAGGTGTTGATGAGGCCCGTAGGTATTGAAGGGTCGCAGGATTACGCAGGGGAGACCGTACGACCTATAGTACGAGTAGACCAATCGGTCGGCGCCGGCCTTGGCGCTGGCATAGGGGGTGGTCGGGTTGAGAGGATGATCCTCGGTCATGGGGGTAGAGGTCGCCGTCCCATACACCTCGGAGCTCGAGATATGGACAAACCGCTCGATCTGCCGCTTCAGGACCGCGCTCACGACGGCCTGGGTACCCAGCACGTCAGTCTCAAAGAAGGTGACGGTATCAGAGAGCGAACGCGGAACATGGGTCTCCGCTGCGAAGTGAACGACAGCATCCGCCTCGGCCACCAGCTCCTCTACGATAGCCCCATTTCGGATGTTGCCGTAGCAGAACCGAAATCGGGGATGGTTGTGAAAGGCTTCCGGGAAGTTGTCCAGACTCCCCGCATACGTGAGGGCGTCCAGGACGATCAGGCGATACTCTGGATAGTGCTCCATGAGATGGGCGGCGAACCGGCTCCCGATGAAGCCGGCGCCTCCCGTGATTAAGATCCTTTTCACAATACAGCTCCTTCCCGTCGCTCCCCTCAGGGCAGCGCGACCGCCCTCTGGCCGGTCAAGATGTCGAGACTGTCAGGCCCATGGTTAAACAGGAGATCGATCACCGAAAGGTACGGAATAAACGAACCATACAACTGATAGTACGAGGGATGCCGGTAATCGTGAAACTCAAGGGTAATCCCTAACGACTCCAGGCGGGACGGATCGATGTACGACCGACCTACGGCTCCCTCCAAAAAGCGTTGCGCCCCTAATCGCCGGCACAGGAAGGCGACTCGTCCCGCGGGATCTTTCCCCCCTGGCTGCG
Proteins encoded in this region:
- a CDS encoding GDP-mannose 4,6-dehydratase, yielding MVKRILITGGAGFIGSRFAAHLMEHYPEYRLIVLDALTYAGSLDNFPEAFHNHPRFRFCYGNIRNGAIVEELVAEADAVVHFAAETHVPRSLSDTVTFFETDVLGTQAVVSAVLKRQIERFVHISSSEVYGTATSTPMTEDHPLNPTTPYASAKAGADRLVYSYYRSYGLPCVILRPFNTYGPHQHLEKAIPRFITNALMDEPLIIHGDGSFSRDWVYVEDLCRALDLALHADLQTVAGETINLGTGSDTPVLTVAERILQMLGKPRSLLCFAQDRPGQVRQHLGSTAKAAQVLGWKAETDVEVGLERTIRWYAEHQEWWRQRLWMRSVTVTDPAGKTSTY
- a CDS encoding glycosyltransferase family 39 protein, whose amino-acid sequence is MAAAALDALRDRHGSCREDVHVLSQGLGVIRDMAKWEKWLLVGILALSAGVRLTGLDLGWFMMDQARDATEALKIAKGQNFPIVGPIARNLYALGPLYYYVIAAPFWLSSDPWVVVLFINLLNLVSVYLAWRIGREFFSPTAGLVAAALYGVFPMAVVSSKGLWNPGLIPFFTVIFFYALYSYLIAGRAWGLTVAIMALGCLLQIHLSALALGLVLLLSLLLFRQSFAWRHALAGLAFVVILFVPYFVFEAQRDFQAFPDAFRFIGQDSQVVARESQLEMPWKALQGPFNIAVRMAQGFSSARAPFFTPVQRLELALFVGGFFWVFLSTIRRWRQDGAVPRAEGLLLLWIVVSVSVLIQKKQALAWYYFDLLYPAQFLVIGIVTDRALQATARKGFTRLVQRVASWSVALVVGLIVFTQIFFLAALRREVLSVGSLRLPTEIMLRFPDPLWFIQERGFLEIMAMKYKRALTEAILADSPLDEAAFHGQIHGSAFEDLLEDRGFFFHILRRGETKGGTEAHYAVLRERDWPGSIEGAFRKIGPFWLVKYQPSIRSSFWKNSDRPGPGWFDRTFDDSTWTAKPLPARNLPDRSVYAQTPLSSWGGSPIYCRGWIEANGMIDDLHLILALRDLPLKASRHGIEALYLNGRRIEPIASRSYLTPVTRSTEVVYEVGPSLNRGLNLIAFEVAGGYPDFDLDVYEVRWRPEKG